In Papaver somniferum cultivar HN1 chromosome 9, ASM357369v1, whole genome shotgun sequence, the genomic stretch GATGTGTCCATAATACTAAGAGCATGAGAGAGGAAAGAGTATTCAACGTGATAAAAAAGGCAATTCTGAACCTGTCCCTTCATTGCAAAGAGCATTTTAGCCCACGGAGAAGGAAATGAATGAAGGTTGATCTGAAAGCAGAAGACAGCTGACATTAACTCCTAAACTATCAACTTTTAGGAAAACAGAAGTAAAAACTTTACAAATGTCTTTAAAAAGCCTTTATAATGTTAATTTCTAGGAAGTAAGCTAATCATGGTTGTTCTCCTAGTGTGGGGTGTGATACTGAGAAAGAAGGAAAAGGTGTTTATCAATTTCTTTGCTATAATACGTTTAATGTGTCCACTTACCTGTTTATCAGACAGGTAGTCAGGCTCGGCTTCTTGTAAGTTGGGCCGAGCTGATAAAGGGTATTAACAATGCTTATTAGAATTGATTATGAtccttaatttttaatttttttctctaGGTTAGTTAGAAGCTCACTGCCCATGGATCCTTATGCCCTCAAACTTTACCCTTAGCCATGTGCTATTTTTAGACAGGGTTGCTAGCAGAAAGTATTTTATTGTGGGAACCAAAAGCTCTTGCTCCTGGAAGatcaaaatgaaggtgtttaacAACTTCTGAAAAACATCGGTGCAAGGGTCTGCTTGAGAGTCGATCAATTGCAATATGGAGTAAATGCTTGATAAAACTGGAATTGAGTAAGTACCTTACTTTTCATGGGCATCTAGAAGTGATGTATAGTGTCTTCATATGTTAAGGAAATTTGTTTTTATGATGAGTTCAACCAGTTAAGTAGAATTTGTTTTTATGATGAGTTCAACCAGCTTAAGTAGAACTGACGTGGTTTTTATTATGTTATTGCAGGTTGAGGAGATCTGCGATTGTTTCTTTGGTTGTATGTTTGTTGATTGTCTGATTCCCTCTCACATCACAAGTGCTCTTAATGAGTTTGCCACCAGCTTGGCCAATGTATTCATCGCAGGAAAGGTGCTAAGCCATGGGTTTCACTCCCTAAGGGCAAGGCTATCAAGTTGTCTATCATTGAAAAGGCAAGGAAAAGGCTTGCTGCTCAAGGTGCTGCCACGGCTTAAGCTCAGTGAAGCTTCGCCCATCATGACGAGGTATTTTATTTTGTTGCTTGGAAATTAATCTTACTTTTAACTAAACCTTTGCTGTGTTAATCCATTCCTACTTTTTGAACATAATTAAACTCTTCCAACAATACAAAGACCTTGTAGCTTAATTTGTGGAGTTTCTTTGATATATCTACTCTTTCcctgtattattttttttcctctgTCAGTTCTACCTGATTCAATTCATCTTGGCACAAACATCTCTGTTTGTTTTAGAACACTAATTCCTTTTACCCAAAGAAATCCCTATGCTTCACACTGGAGGATTTCATTTGCAGAAAAGGAGCTGTGTAATCTCTTTATACATACCAGATGGTTAAACATTCGATTCACTGTTCTGCTTTTAGGTACATAGTTGTGTGTTCACTCACTGTATAAACAAACTGCACGACCCCTCTAAAATGACTCATGGACCCATCAAGGATGAGAATTTTGGTTGAGAGAGAAGGATAACTGAGATATGCTGTTCAGTACAAAATGAACTTGTGAATTGGATAAGCACTAATTGAGTTTTGGAGGTCCTGCTGGGGTCTTGTAGCTGATAAATAATTGAAGGCGCTACCCAAATTGAGCTCCTCTGCTTCATGGCTTCAGTGGTCATCTATTTGCATTAGAAGAGCTTGAATTTCTGGTCTGATGAAAAAGCAACAATTCTTACTAAGCGCAGCACCTACACAATTGTGACCCGAAATTTGCTCAATGAAGGCATCAAGGCGCAGACAAATGAGAGTGTCATTACCAGCCATGGCAATCAAAAGAAAAGCGAGAAAACAAACAGCGAACGAGACTGGCTCATATAAGGACAGACACTAACGTTACTGTCTCGATAGACTGAGACACTATTGTTATTTGAAAGAGAATGATCTCAGAAAAACAAAGATGGATGTACCAAATGGACAGGCAAACCAAGGGATGCTATAGAAGAGGGGGTTGTGGATAACACGCGTTCTCCACCACGTTGTCCCTTCATTGTTTTTTTCccagatatttttcttttctataaTTCGAGTATGACAGTGTAGAATGGCTTCTTGCCATGGTTCATCTGGCTCAAAATGCCAGTTTCCAGACACAGTAGAATTTTTGTCCAAAATTAACTGAATTGATTAAATGTTATAGTATAAACTAAATTGTTCATCTGGCTTATACTACCTTCCTGAATTATGTATAAATCATACATGAAACcatcctattattttgaaacgaaaCGAAATGACTATTTTCAATGGTTCTGATGCAGCTCTTTGTGAAAATTTTCCCGAGTTCCATGTTTTTCTCGAGCTTTGTGTTAGCGTTTCTTTTTGACATTGGCTAGTACTAGTAGATTTTTAGCCGCACGTCCGACAAGAGAACCACAACTAACGTGGGGTCTCGTAAGAGAGTTTCCAAATCTTGGAACTCCTCCCAAACCATTGGATTAGATACTGGATGAAAAAATCTACTGACCCTAATCCGACATGTCTTGTAAGAACTTAAAACGTGTCAAAACCTAAACACGGTTATATCATAAGTTCTCGATGTACAAGGTTACTGTAAACAACTGTTTGGGTTGAAAAAATAAACAAGATCTAAAAAGAGGAAGATTTCATTTCAcccccaaaaataaaaaaacaaaaaacggtCAATTTCgaaaaaaaccctaacttctctacaaaacaaaacaaaacaaaaataactaaaCTGTACCTTTCTTTGATCTATCTCCTTAAACCTTCCTTCAATCTCCCCTTCCTTTCTATCTATATCTTTCAAAGCCTGCAGCTTTGTTCTTCTGTTCTCAAGCTCTCTATTTTAggtatattttttttagaaatcgCCATCGCCTATAAATTCATGAATTTGTGCATGGAAGCAACCAAATTGTaagtgaaaaaaaatcaaaatctctgattCAGTTTGTGTTTATTTATCTTATTATAGTTGTAGTATTAAATGGCTACAACAGAAGCAGCAGCTTCAACGAAATTCAAGAACCCAGATTTCAGGTCACAACTACCACAACAGCAGCCAATTGAGTTTCATAAAAAGAATAGAGAAACGGAGACTGAGGATGTCAAATCATCACATGATGGTCTTGAATTTTGGCAATTTATGGTTGCTGGGTCAATTGCAGGATGTGTAGAACATACAGCAATGTTTCCAGTTGATACACTAAAAACTCGTATGCAAGCATTAGTTTCATGCCCAAATCAAACAGTAGGTCTTAGACATGCTTTTACATCACTAATAAAGAAAGAAGGTCCATTGGGATTTTATAGGGGTATTGGGGCTATGAGTCTTGGTGCTGGTCCTGCTCATGCTGTTTATTTCTCTGTTTATGAATTCTGTAAAGAGTATTTCTCTAAAGGAGACCCTAATAATTCTGCTGCACATGCTGTTTCGGGTGTATGTGCTACGGTTGCGAGTGATGCTGTTTTTACACCAATGGATGTGGTGAAGCAAAGACTGCAATTGAGTAGTACTCATTATAAGGGTTTATGGGATTGTACAACTAGGGTTTTGAAGGAAGAAGGATTTGGGGCTTTTTATGCTTCTTATAGAACTACTGTTTTGATGAATGCTCCTTTCACTGCTGTTCATTTCGCTACTTATGAAGCTGCAAAAACTGGGTTAATGGAGATATCACCAGATACTGCTAGTGACGAAAGGTTAGTAGTTCATGCAactgctggtgctgctgctggaGCTTTAGCTGCTGCAGTCACAACTCCACTCGATGTTGTCAAGACCCAATTGCAGTGCCAGGTAAAAGCCCTTTCTGAATATTTTGAATTCTCCTTTGTTTTTAAGATTTAGTAAATTGGTAATTTTAGCTATCTATTGAGATATGTATTTACTATATTTACTTCAAGGTGGTTTCTTTGGCATGTTATTTTACTATCCGAAGTGTTGCACCATTTAAGATTTTGATTGTTTGCCCGCTCTCTTGGCTTTAGATTCAGGAAAACTTATGACTAGGGATAAATTTCATGTTCATGTAAAGACATGTGTCAAACTCTGTATGAAAATTGGGGTGAATAAGTAGCAGATGAGGGTTGCTTTTGACATGGTTACCTTAGTTCCTATCTTGAATGAACCTTCAAAAATCACTGATTATGAAACAGTTGGGGAAAGCTGGATGCAGTTACTGCCATATAAGTTGTGTGTATAGCTGTTCAAGCATCTAAACAGACTCTTTGATAGAAAGGAGAAGGTTGAGAGTTTCATTTATTTTAGTATTATGTGAGAAGAAGTTGATCTAGAATGATGTTTTGAAATCTTTTGACGCGTGCCCACATGAACAGAACTCTGATGTGGAGGCTTAAAAGAGTTCTCCTACCTTGGAATCTTTCCTGGATTTCATCTTTTGTGATTTCAAAGTGTTTTTAGCCCTGGATTTCAATGTTATTCCATCCTGTTCTCGTAAAGGGGCTGAGTTTGCAGCTATCTGGTAGAATTGCGCATTAGTTAGATGAAACCTTTTGTGTAGCGTAGTGCATACTCTCACCCGGTTATCATCTGCCATCAGCCTTTTTTAGAAGCGTAATTTCAGCTGCCTTTGCACTTAAGGTGTCATTATAATGATTCTTTCATGCCATGATTTCGGATTTTTTACTCTCTTATGACCTGCACACGTAAAAGTTTGCAATGGTAAATTCATTGCATTTTAATTTCTTTTCCAATCACTGACCCTGATAGCTAAGTTGTTTAGGTAAATGGTCAGCTAAGTTACTACATGATATCATCCTTATACTTTCTTatacttccttatacttttcttTCCTCGTGTACAAACTTCATACAAGCTGATAAATATTCTGTTCTGTACAGGGTGTTTGTGGATGCGACAGATTTACTAATAGTTCTATTAGGGGTGTTATTCGAAGCATAGTTCAGAAGGATGGATATCGAGGATTGATGAGAGGGTGGAAGCCCAGGATGCTCTTCCATGCCCCTGCAGCGGCTATCTGCTGGTCTACATATGAAGCAGGAAAAACATTTTTCCACGGAATGAATGCCAATAAGTAAGCAAGTAATCTTCTTTTAAAAGGTGAACGTATTGTGGACTCTTCTTTTCCTGTTGTACTTAGGAGGATGACTTAAGTGTAACCAAAAGACAACACGGGATTACTTTGCCCTTGGGAGAGCCACAGAATTACTTCGTCCCGACTGATATAAAGCAAACAAAACGTCTTGGAAGCATCTCTTTGAAGCTGATATTTTTTATTTAGTGGGTGATAAATTGATTGGTCGGGTAGATATTAATTTGTATTATTGTAAAATCACTATCTTTGACTTCAATAATGTTGATGAGAAATCTTTTGAGGTGATTGAATACCTCTTTTTACTCTTCTCTGTATTGGGTTATGAACTAAGAAGTTTTTTCAGTGAAATTCTCTACATTGAAGTTTCTTTATGTTgatataagttttctttctttttgtggttgtACTGATGTGTATGTGGCATACACCTGTGTCCTGTGATAACAGTATGGGGGTGGTGCCACTTCGGTTGGATATTGGACACAGTTCGGGACTAAGAAAAACAGCTACAAGGTTTCTTCCAAATTCAATTCTGTATACAGATCAGATTTTTCTGCTGCAACACGATTTAAAGAACTTGTTATCAGACAACTATATTTTACTCAAAAACTTAATACATTCATTTTTCTAAACCTTATTGTTAAGTTCTTCCCACTGAATGTACTTCCTATACATTTTCAGTAAGCTTAGGGTTTAAGAAAAACTGTAAAAGAAATTTGTGGGCTTTTTGGTTTATATTTTGACAAGCAAGTATTCACAAGGTGGTGGTCAAAACTGGCAAGAAGAAATAGTTGCTCCAGTTTGCAGGCTGCCGCCATCCCTGAATACATATAATAAGGAGAAACTTTACAGGAGTGTACATTCGTTCAATGGCGATATAATGTAATGTATGTGTTCCTCAGAGAAGTCCCCAAGTTGTTCAAGGGTTGATAATCTTATAAGCTCCTTCACTTTGTCATCAAGAAAAGAATAAATCGTCAATATCAAATACTAATTCTGCAACATGTATTTGTCATGTTCTCTTCAGACTGAAGAAAAACTATTTTCATGAACTTACGACTTCCCCAACAATCACAGTGATATCGTCCAGCTTCCCACCTGCAGCAAAAGCGACAATGAGAACTAGGATTGAGAGGATACACAATAGGAAATTGTAGAAACCTTGTATTATTAGTTTAAGGCAACATCATGCCTACTAGCTTCCTTCCAATAACTTTCTTCCACCAGGGAACATCAAAACCCTGCCAAAAAAGGAAAACACGCACAAATAAACTTAAATCACTACGATCATGATAAGTAACAATAGTACTTAAAATGTTTCAGCTGACATACTCGGTCTCGAGCCTCCAATGAGTAAGGAGAATCAAAATTGGCATCCCTTGAATGCTCATTTGCTAGAACAGCCAATGCCTTGGCTACAATAAGATGAGAAGACTGAGTTAGAGAGCAAAATTGAACaccagaagcaattgaatgaGCAGGTTGTATACCAGCTTCGGCAACATTGTTGATTCGGGAGATTGTTGAAACAATTTCACGGTCGTAAACATTATCGAATAACCCATCTGAACCCATAATGATTTTATCTCCCTCCATTACATCTATGTTGCTAACCTGTACTCAAAAGGAAAAATCTTGGTCACCAGCAGAAACTAATTTGGTTGAGGCAGTtcattctgaattttttttttcttgagaaaatcaaagaattttgaaaattttccatTTCCCATATTGCTGTACCGCGGCATCTAGGTATGTCTGACTAATTGCCTCGGAGCTCAATTGGTATGGACAATCAAAATAGTGCTCTTGTGGAGCTGTAGAAAAAATAAGTCGTCCTgttgaaaagaacaagaaaaaacaCAACCAAATCCAAACCAATCAGTAGGATGAAAACCATAGATAAATAATAAATTAGACTGAGCATACAGTTTATAAGTGATACCTTTTCTAAGAACCCTTAAGCCACAATCCCCAACATTGGCAATTTTCAAGACCCCAGTTTTCTCCAACATCGCAACAATTCTAGTTAACAGAAATAAGGAAAAATTAGCAATGATGTGAGAGGGTATCCTCTTATGTAGCTTAAGCTAAACAGCTAGAGGTAAGATAAGTAAAACCTACACAGTAGCTGAACCTCTAGACGAGGTTGCAGCATGCGCCCTACCCAAAAGGATTTGCGGTTCATATTCTACCTGTCAAACGGAATACTCCATTGTTAACACACTAAAAGTATGAATAAGAAAGTTTGAACAGTTGCCGCTTCAAAACAATCACAAACAAGATTTGAATTATTcccaatacaagttgtgaagttTTAAAATAGACATATACCTCCTCtttatcaattagatatgaagcATTAGCCATCAGCTCTTTTGGAAAGAATGAAGGGTCTACGTTTTTTTCAGCCCACCTGAAATTCAATCTTAAGCTCAGCCTAAACAGTTGAAGCTTGATAGAAAGCTGTAAGGCATGAATCAGAATGTATTCAAATGGATGCTCATATAGGAAACTAAGCACAGTTCCATTGCAAATGCTGTAAAAGACCCTCATTAAAATAAGGGCAAAATTATAATGTGAAATGAATGCATCTGAGATTTTTACCCGGAAACTCCATCTGCAATGGCAAGGACACCACCATTGAAATTGCTCACAAGAAAAGCATCCTCCCCACCTTTCTCAACCTTGTGGATACCAACAGCAGCAACTTTGAGCTGACATATATGTGGCGAACAAATTTCCAAATTGTTTCACCCTAATAAGTTTGAAACAAATGAAATCCTACCTTACTCGGATGTGGTATGAGATGAGTTCCAACAGAGAAACATACCTCCAACCTGTATGACATGAAAATATAGTGAATGTAAACCCCCAAATTAACATTGTACCTTCTACTTATCTCACAAATTACCCTAATTCAGCACAAAGGCAACTCAAACTATGAAGAACAGtgaaaaagttgaaaatttttcaATGAAGTAGTAAAATATTAAGAGTGAAATGATTAACTTTACCTAACTGGATtcaattctgaagaagaggaagaacaacaaATAGATTTCCTACTCTTTGAATTGGAAATGAAGTCAACTGAATTCGaagtgaaagaaagaaaaacccGTTGAGATTGAGCAGTACTCCAAGAACTGAAAACAGCCATTCTCAGCTTTAGTTTCTTTCTCAGGCTCTTTGGATGTTGAACTGGAACTAGAATAAAGAGTAAAAGGATTTGAATTCGGTGTTGATGAAGAGTACCACGTCAGCCTAATGTTTGTTCCCGCGTCCAACCGGCAATTACATACTAATAACCACCGGGCCGTAGCCTGACTTCCCTGCTAACTTTGAAGCAAGCTAGGGTTCAATTGAAATTTCACTTATGTATCCAAGGTTTGAGGTTAAAACCTacattgacaacaagtttgagatagaaaaacttgtgggttcaatcgagcaatgctctaacatttactGCAGAACAATACTGTCCCATACTAAGAagatattgatggtggatttttcttACTTTGCATTCCGCGAGAGAGTTGAAATAAAAACCATTGTTACAAGCATCTCCAACTGATCATGTAACCTCTTTAAAGTATAAATATATACCAGAAATATTAGAGCCTCGCTCGACAGAGCTTTCAATATTCTATATATTTTATAATTCATATTGAATGACTTAGTATCCtcttctatatccaaaactcattcTGTTAAGACTTCAAAACATCATTGGTGCTTTCTTCCACACTTGCCAAGTGTTTCATCATTATACATAATATGCATTCAGAACGGGTATAATGCATCTACTATCTTGTACCTCGTTTTGAAGCAATGCAATGCTCCTAGATAGATTTCTTATAGTCTAGAGATcgattaattaattaattctagtgTTATATTTATCAATTgaattcataaaaaaaatttcGTTTTTCCCAAAATATATTATTACTTCCATTTCTGGATTTTCTTCCATGAACTAATAATGAATATTCGCCTTTcattatgaattaataatgaatatTCGCCTTTCTGACCAAAGCCAGTTAACCCCAACAAAATGACGTGGGTGCTCATATCAATAATGTTTTAAAGATCaaaatttggattaaatggaaAGAAGAGGAGACCTAGGTTTtctttgagaaacataattaggtctacgactaaaagacttcgctttagggattcgtgaagccaggtccgactattttcatcttgatagttcgtgaatcatgatcttgctttttttgttatcgaggttctcgtaatctctttcaggcaagatagatagaaatcgcaaagttctcttcgtctcagactttgtggttcCTCAAGGTAGATATCTGATAACTGATTTtagttaaaaatcccacactcttatttttaaaatattatttcatatattttattGCTTTACCTAGGGTTTCCGCTTTCTAGTAAATTTTGGTCTTTATTCCATATCTTATCAAATGTTGCTTCAAAGAGCATACAATACACCAATGAACGGTCCCGCTACCATATTCAtatgtttttattttaatatcttcCAATTTTGGTCTTTACACCTGTTTGTGGgcaaaaactgtttctgctgattttggtaatttcaggtgtgtggatgagaaacgaatcaaaccctaaacaatgcactgcacgggagtaatcttgattcgagagatcaatctgtacaatcctggcctaaaccaagaaatggtcgttccaggcttgcttcagtcacaaagtgaaggagaagggttggttttaggaagggaagcgaagagagtgttgagaccagaatagtttattctgaaggtgtggttgtttatgacttgtatctgaaagtagaactggctagcagaatggaaagctactagGTGATTtatagatactgtgttgttgccgaccaaaacttgttgtttggtgaaaataggtgaagcctatttatacaagtcatattgaaacgtaccctggtatcgtaggaagtggaaacgattgagtggtggaagaaaagagtaacgtgtaaccgtcaggcaTTATGCTTCcacgatgaaggaagtgaattcgtgtaaccgtcagacattatgcttccatgatgaaggaaatgaatttgtttacaccgttacttttcaccaccactaattgtcccacttcatgaccctttattgtaacgggcgcattgcacgcggcacgctgtaaacctccagaccaataccctgatgagtatcccccagtttgcgacatgtttgatgtctcgagtgttttcgtggaaaacatgtagcacttcgctacgtgtggaaagtcaaagtcaagggacttaccgcaggaaaacaaCATGTAATGTTATTAgtctcgttttggctggtcgcctaaaacttgccacaggtttgtcagttcggtggcgaacttcgatggctgagatcgcatctcatgaaggagggtagccgttgattatgactaccttgtgttggcgtctgataatggcgcggtggtatACGCCAGTGAAAatgtggcatggctcgtgcataccGGTGGCACGGTGGTACAAGTGGCGCATGACGTAGCCAtggacactagatttaggcagctggtcgccagaaactttccacaagtctgttagttcagtggcgaacttggatggccgagat encodes the following:
- the LOC113309610 gene encoding probable protein phosphatase 2C 26 isoform X1, whose amino-acid sequence is MAVFSSWSTAQSQRVFLSFTSNSVDFISNSKSRKSICCSSSSSELNPVRLEVCFSVGTHLIPHPSKVEKGGEDAFLVSNFNGGVLAIADGVSGWAEKNVDPSFFPKELMANASYLIDKEEVEYEPQILLGRAHAATSSRGSATVIVAMLEKTGVLKIANVGDCGLRVLRKGRLIFSTAPQEHYFDCPYQLSSEAISQTYLDAAVSNIDVMEGDKIIMGSDGLFDNVYDREIVSTISRINNVAEAAKALAVLANEHSRDANFDSPYSLEARDRGFDVPWWKKVIGRKLVGGKLDDITVIVGEVVSS
- the LOC113309609 gene encoding mitoferrin-like; the encoded protein is MATTEAAASTKFKNPDFRSQLPQQQPIEFHKKNRETETEDVKSSHDGLEFWQFMVAGSIAGCVEHTAMFPVDTLKTRMQALVSCPNQTVGLRHAFTSLIKKEGPLGFYRGIGAMSLGAGPAHAVYFSVYEFCKEYFSKGDPNNSAAHAVSGVCATVASDAVFTPMDVVKQRLQLSSTHYKGLWDCTTRVLKEEGFGAFYASYRTTVLMNAPFTAVHFATYEAAKTGLMEISPDTASDERLVVHATAGAAAGALAAAVTTPLDVVKTQLQCQGVCGCDRFTNSSIRGVIRSIVQKDGYRGLMRGWKPRMLFHAPAAAICWSTYEAGKTFFHGMNANK
- the LOC113309610 gene encoding probable protein phosphatase 2C 1 isoform X3; protein product: MNRKSFWVGRMLQPRLEVQLLCRIVAMLEKTGVLKIANVGDCGLRVLRKGRLIFSTAPQEHYFDCPYQLSSEAISQTYLDAAVSNIDVMEGDKIIMGSDGLFDNVYDREIVSTISRINNVAEAAKALAVLANEHSRDANFDSPYSLEARDRGFDVPWWKKVIGRKLVGGKLDDITVIVGEVVSS
- the LOC113309610 gene encoding probable protein phosphatase 2C 26 isoform X2, which encodes MAVFSSWSTAQSQRVFLSFTSNSVDFISNSKSRKSICCSSSSSELNPVRLEVCFSVGTHLIPHPSKVEKGGEDAFLVSNFNGGVLAIADGVSGWAEKNVDPSFFPKELMANASYLIDKEEVEYEPQILLGRAHAATSSRGSATVIVAMLEKTGVLKIANVGDCGLRVLRKGRLIFSTAPQEHYFDCPYQLSSEAISQTYLDAAVSNIDVMEGDKIIMGSDGLFDNVYDREIVSTISRINNVAEAAKALAVLANEHSRDANFDSPYSLEARDRGFDVPWWKKVIGRKLVGGKLDDITVIVGEV